One Cellulomonas sp. NS3 genomic region harbors:
- a CDS encoding Stp1/IreP family PP2C-type Ser/Thr phosphatase, which yields MSIALRYAARSDVGLVRSNNQDSAYAGPHLLVVADGMGGHAGGDVASSVAVAAFAPLDGESHGPDDALDELEHALDAARDEIVARTQADPELSGMGTTVTAILRAGNKLAMVHLGDSRGYLLRDGVLSQVTTDHTFVQHLVNTGKITPEEAEHHPQRSVVMRVLGDFDPDVAPDLSVREARPGDRWLLCSDGLSGFVSADTIAETLLGLSDVDVCADRLVQLALRAGGGDNVTVVVADVVELDDVPDGGGPTTAASVVGSAATSRHRPTSAADSPSARAATLAKKVAAAQAAGDADEHGDTAGLLPSAGAGTDEDDDTDEVDPRRRRRIRVIGWFLSLLLLAVLGVAGYLGYQWTQTQYFVGAEGGDVVIYRGIPQSLGPIALSTVAERGDARVDDLPPYVRERLDQNIQSDSLDDARHRVQLLEQSARENAATD from the coding sequence GTGAGCATCGCGCTGCGGTACGCCGCACGGTCCGACGTGGGTCTCGTCCGCTCCAACAACCAGGACTCGGCGTACGCCGGGCCGCACCTGCTCGTCGTCGCGGACGGCATGGGCGGGCACGCGGGCGGCGACGTCGCGTCGTCGGTCGCGGTAGCGGCGTTCGCCCCGCTCGACGGGGAGTCGCACGGGCCCGACGACGCGCTCGACGAGCTCGAGCACGCGCTGGACGCGGCGCGCGACGAGATCGTGGCGCGCACGCAGGCCGACCCCGAGCTGAGCGGCATGGGCACGACCGTCACGGCGATCCTGCGCGCGGGCAACAAGCTCGCGATGGTCCACCTCGGCGACTCCCGCGGCTACCTGCTGCGCGACGGCGTGCTGAGCCAGGTCACGACCGACCACACGTTCGTCCAGCACCTCGTCAACACCGGCAAGATCACGCCCGAGGAGGCCGAGCACCACCCGCAGCGCTCCGTCGTCATGCGGGTGCTCGGCGACTTCGACCCGGACGTCGCGCCGGACCTGTCGGTGCGCGAGGCGCGGCCGGGCGACCGCTGGCTGCTGTGCTCCGACGGGCTCTCGGGCTTCGTGAGCGCCGACACGATCGCGGAGACGCTCCTGGGCCTCTCGGACGTCGACGTGTGCGCGGACCGGCTCGTGCAGCTCGCGCTGCGGGCGGGCGGCGGCGACAACGTGACGGTCGTGGTCGCGGACGTGGTCGAGCTCGACGACGTGCCCGACGGCGGCGGACCGACGACCGCGGCGAGCGTCGTGGGCTCGGCGGCCACCTCCCGGCACCGCCCCACGTCCGCGGCGGACTCCCCCTCGGCGCGCGCGGCGACGCTCGCGAAGAAGGTCGCGGCCGCGCAGGCAGCCGGTGACGCCGACGAGCACGGAGACACAGCCGGGCTTCTCCCGAGCGCCGGCGCGGGCACCGACGAGGACGACGACACCGACGAGGTCGACCCGCGCCGCCGCCGGCGCATCCGCGTCATCGGCTGGTTCCTGTCGCTGCTGCTGCTCGCGGTGCTCGGCGTCGCGGGCTACCTCGGCTACCAGTGGACGCAGACCCAGTACTTCGTCGGCGCGGAGGGCGGGGACGTCGTCATCTACCGCGGGATCCCGCAGAGCCTCGGCCCGATCGCGCTCTCGACCGTCGCGGAGCGCGGGGACGCGCGCGTCGACGACCTGCCCCCGTACGTCCGCGAGCGCCTCGACCAGAA
- a CDS encoding FHA domain-containing protein FhaB/FipA, with protein MSELTITLLRLGYLVLLWLFVASAIGVLRRDLYGTKIVDRRGRSKGPASVAPGQTAPPKAQKSQPQGKPAKSAPTRLVVTEGPLRGTTIPLGVSSVLIGRAPSCTLVLDDDYSSSRHARIFPQEGGWFVEDLGSTNGTFLGDKKVEQPTPVTPGAQVRVGQSVLELQR; from the coding sequence ATGTCTGAGCTGACGATCACCCTCCTGCGTCTCGGCTACCTGGTCCTGCTCTGGCTGTTCGTGGCCTCGGCGATCGGGGTGCTGCGGCGCGACCTGTACGGGACGAAGATCGTCGACCGCCGGGGCCGCTCGAAGGGCCCGGCGTCGGTGGCGCCCGGCCAGACCGCCCCGCCCAAGGCCCAGAAGAGCCAGCCGCAGGGCAAGCCCGCCAAGAGCGCCCCCACCCGCCTGGTCGTGACCGAGGGCCCGCTGCGCGGCACGACCATCCCGCTCGGCGTGTCGTCGGTCCTGATCGGCCGCGCGCCGTCGTGCACGCTCGTGCTCGACGACGACTACTCGTCGTCCCGGCACGCCCGGATCTTCCCTCAGGAGGGCGGCTGGTTCGTCGAGGACCTGGGGTCGACGAACGGCACGTTCCTGGGCGACAAGAAGGTCGAGCAGCCGACGCCCGTGACCCCGGGGGCGCAGGTCCGCGTGGGTCAGAGCGTCCTCGAGCTGCAGAGGTAG
- a CDS encoding FhaA domain-containing protein has protein sequence MGILDKFEHGVERVVNNAFAKAFRSEVKPVELASALRREVDDRAAVVDRDRTVVPNEFTIELSPDDHAQVDAWGAEALADELAANVTDHAASQRYAFVGPVTVSFSEHDDLETGRFRIRSATVRGAVAPAAAATPSTRHPLVDIDGQRYLLTGPVTVIGRGSEADIIVDDPGVSRRHLEIRVGSDGVVASDLGSTNGLYVEGHQVPAATLLDGNTLTIGRTRIMFWTGASDDRDE, from the coding sequence GTGGGCATCCTCGACAAGTTCGAGCACGGCGTGGAACGGGTCGTGAACAACGCCTTCGCCAAGGCGTTCCGCAGCGAGGTCAAGCCGGTCGAGCTCGCGAGCGCACTGCGCCGCGAGGTGGACGACCGCGCGGCCGTCGTGGACCGGGACCGCACCGTGGTGCCGAACGAGTTCACGATCGAGCTGTCCCCCGACGACCATGCGCAGGTCGACGCGTGGGGTGCGGAAGCGCTGGCCGACGAGCTCGCGGCGAACGTCACGGACCACGCGGCGAGCCAGCGCTACGCGTTCGTCGGGCCCGTGACCGTGTCTTTCAGCGAGCACGACGACCTCGAGACGGGCCGGTTCCGGATCCGCAGCGCGACGGTGCGCGGCGCGGTGGCCCCGGCTGCGGCGGCAACCCCGAGCACGCGCCACCCGCTCGTCGACATCGACGGCCAGCGCTACCTGCTGACCGGCCCCGTCACCGTGATCGGCCGCGGCTCGGAGGCGGACATCATCGTCGACGACCCGGGCGTGTCCCGGCGGCACCTGGAGATCCGCGTCGGGTCGGACGGGGTCGTCGCGAGCGACCTCGGGTCGACGAACGGGCTGTACGTCGAGGGCCACCAGGTCCCGGCGGCGACGCTCCTCGACGGCAACACCCTCACGATCGGGCGCACGCGCATCATGTTCTGGACGGGCGCGTCCGATGACCGGGACGAGTGA
- a CDS encoding transposase, which yields MKRRTIEARPMTSSTGVSRVVYTPPVLSTAQKVRRARAWADREVVNRLVVSRTRTVGRHRALPLDAVAAAMMLHALGRPPAMTIAGVTRTLWSMSPSERFALGFPPGSVVRYRCVLSGFHALTEAMGAGFSVGHNHELTADEATGEVDDCPDGCPFTAASLDEVATGLVQASMPSAWTPPSVVAIDGTDIESAYRARAQSPAADAHDRRAADRDARWAKRTSTDRRPTELYFGYEAHIATYAPEPAGEPLPQLAAGLALRPGVRDRAGAALGILDALRGVNEVLLDRGYTTSRAVNLARPLRERGITMTMDLHSSQRGVRPGPITGSLWIDGALYSDALPDPLRHLEPPKIGESAAEKARARELFDKRDAYRFTPLTRRRDERGSQRWKGPALAGHLRCPNTPASMRLGRHLPTARCVRGGACACGKTVTVRDSELERDRQPLAWQSTRWALSFNRRSLIEGLNAQLRYQVRNVNRGYFRVPGLIATTLLLAITLAAHNVDRLHGWHLARHLPDPWQVELGEEPSTVPLDRHTWTRGRRRPFRE from the coding sequence ATGAAGCGCCGCACCATCGAGGCCAGGCCCATGACCTCGTCTACCGGTGTCAGCCGCGTGGTCTACACCCCACCCGTGTTGTCCACCGCACAGAAGGTCAGGCGAGCCCGAGCCTGGGCCGATCGCGAGGTGGTCAACCGGCTCGTCGTGTCCCGGACCCGCACGGTCGGTCGTCACCGCGCACTGCCACTGGATGCGGTTGCGGCGGCGATGATGCTGCACGCTCTCGGGCGTCCGCCGGCGATGACGATCGCCGGCGTCACGCGGACGTTGTGGTCGATGTCGCCGAGCGAGAGGTTCGCGCTCGGCTTCCCGCCGGGGAGCGTGGTGCGGTACCGATGCGTCCTGTCCGGGTTCCACGCCTTGACGGAAGCGATGGGAGCGGGCTTCTCTGTGGGTCACAACCACGAGCTGACCGCGGACGAGGCGACCGGTGAGGTCGACGACTGCCCCGACGGATGTCCCTTCACCGCCGCGAGCCTGGATGAGGTCGCCACAGGCCTGGTCCAGGCGAGCATGCCGTCCGCTTGGACGCCACCAAGCGTCGTGGCCATCGACGGCACCGACATCGAGTCCGCCTACCGGGCCCGCGCCCAGAGCCCCGCGGCGGACGCCCACGATCGGCGTGCCGCTGACAGGGACGCGCGCTGGGCCAAGCGCACCAGCACGGACCGGCGGCCCACCGAGCTCTACTTCGGCTACGAGGCGCACATCGCGACCTACGCACCCGAACCCGCCGGAGAACCGCTCCCTCAGCTGGCCGCCGGCCTCGCCCTGCGCCCGGGAGTCCGGGACCGCGCGGGTGCCGCTCTGGGGATTCTCGATGCCCTGCGGGGCGTCAACGAGGTCCTGCTCGACCGCGGCTACACGACCTCACGCGCGGTGAACCTCGCGCGGCCGCTACGCGAGCGCGGGATCACGATGACCATGGACCTGCACTCCAGCCAACGCGGCGTGCGCCCCGGCCCGATCACCGGGTCACTGTGGATTGACGGCGCGCTGTACTCCGACGCGTTGCCCGATCCCCTCCGACACCTCGAGCCGCCCAAGATCGGCGAGAGCGCCGCCGAGAAGGCCCGCGCCCGCGAGCTGTTCGACAAGCGGGACGCCTACCGGTTCACCCCGCTAACCCGTCGGCGCGACGAACGCGGCAGCCAGCGGTGGAAGGGACCCGCCCTCGCCGGGCACCTGCGCTGCCCGAACACCCCGGCGTCGATGCGGCTGGGACGACACCTGCCCACCGCTCGCTGCGTTCGTGGGGGCGCGTGCGCCTGTGGGAAGACGGTCACGGTGCGCGACTCCGAGCTCGAGCGCGACCGCCAGCCGCTGGCGTGGCAGTCGACTCGGTGGGCGCTGTCGTTCAACCGTCGTAGCCTCATCGAAGGGCTCAACGCTCAGCTGCGCTACCAGGTCCGCAACGTCAACCGCGGCTACTTCCGCGTCCCCGGACTGATCGCCACCACCCTGCTCCTGGCGATCACCCTCGCAGCGCACAACGTCGACCGGCTCCACGGCTGGCACCTCGCCCGGCACCTGCCCGACCCCTGGCAGGTCGAGCTCGGCGAAGAGCCGTCCACCGTGCCCCTCGACCGCCACACCTGGACCCGAGGTCGCCGCAGGCCCTTCCGCGAGTAG
- a CDS encoding site-specific integrase codes for MAGYIPEALRPEDWAPVAEFARAVAVDVHPVDDRRAVEAMRTLSQFLVWTHREGLPLDREQVFTPDVVSRYIQVGCAHLSEPSRATRRSDLRRFGAAVTTKAPWEPPEERLRANQRIAPYTAEEVTRLLEVAGQQRTPVQRRRLQSFLALGLGAGLYPRETWRVSTHDLVERHGFLCLAVSGQHARVIPIGPPHDGTLRGIREDDPGSLILGYAAADWDRSRLSKLLQNIELPSDAPRLRLSRLRVTWVKDHLEHGVHLGELARIAGVASWKIFGHVMPFMAPQPEHEVFASMVRR; via the coding sequence GTGGCCGGCTACATCCCCGAGGCGCTGCGCCCCGAGGACTGGGCACCGGTCGCCGAGTTCGCGCGCGCCGTCGCGGTCGACGTGCACCCCGTCGATGACCGCAGAGCCGTCGAGGCGATGCGGACGCTGTCGCAGTTCCTCGTGTGGACCCATCGCGAAGGGCTCCCGCTGGACCGCGAGCAGGTGTTCACCCCGGACGTCGTCAGCCGGTACATCCAGGTCGGCTGCGCCCACCTGTCAGAGCCGTCTCGAGCGACGCGACGCTCCGATCTACGCCGGTTCGGGGCCGCGGTCACGACGAAGGCCCCGTGGGAGCCACCCGAGGAGCGGCTCCGCGCCAACCAGCGCATCGCTCCCTACACCGCCGAGGAGGTCACTCGCTTGCTCGAAGTCGCAGGCCAGCAGCGCACCCCAGTCCAGCGGCGCCGGCTTCAGTCCTTCCTCGCCCTCGGACTCGGCGCAGGCCTGTACCCGCGTGAGACGTGGCGTGTGTCGACCCATGACCTCGTCGAGCGGCACGGGTTCCTGTGTCTTGCCGTGTCCGGTCAGCACGCGCGCGTGATCCCGATCGGCCCACCGCACGACGGCACCCTGCGCGGCATCCGAGAGGACGACCCCGGGTCGTTGATCCTCGGCTACGCCGCTGCTGACTGGGATCGCTCGCGCCTGTCGAAGCTCCTGCAAAACATCGAGCTCCCGTCGGACGCCCCGCGCCTGCGCCTGAGCCGGCTACGTGTGACCTGGGTCAAGGACCACCTCGAGCACGGGGTGCACCTGGGAGAGCTCGCCCGGATCGCCGGCGTCGCGTCGTGGAAGATCTTCGGCCACGTGATGCCGTTCATGGCCCCGCAGCCCGAGCACGAGGTGTTCGCCTCGATGGTGCGGCGATGA
- a CDS encoding TIGR04255 family protein, which translates to MYLGREVFPSAPLAIVTAEMRFGYEPRLKDDPVRDRFAEAVREAFPVLSIEQAVTFTMSSVGGPEATTIPQVRATTTDRQATVTLNATSLSLAMSGNTYVEFASSFAPLMAICVKALHQAAGNVPLQRLGLRYIDEVRPPTAPPDGDWSMWVRRDLLGATGALEAEVSGHRSSTTFRSGPGRTITFNAGQFDGGTVIDAALPFAPAEIEQGPVFIIDVDSAWEPGEHTPLDPDSLEQVLAELHEPVGGIFQWSITEASRELFRQPKGETR; encoded by the coding sequence ATGTACCTCGGCCGTGAGGTCTTCCCAAGTGCTCCTCTGGCGATCGTTACCGCCGAGATGCGGTTCGGCTATGAGCCTCGTCTCAAGGACGACCCAGTCCGGGATCGCTTCGCCGAGGCAGTCCGCGAAGCGTTCCCTGTGCTGTCCATCGAGCAAGCGGTCACCTTCACAATGTCGAGCGTCGGTGGACCGGAAGCGACGACCATCCCACAGGTGCGAGCCACGACAACCGATCGGCAGGCGACCGTCACCCTCAACGCGACGTCGCTCAGTCTCGCCATGTCTGGCAACACCTATGTCGAGTTTGCGAGTAGCTTTGCGCCTCTAATGGCCATCTGCGTCAAGGCGCTCCATCAGGCGGCAGGCAACGTACCGCTTCAGCGATTGGGGTTGCGGTACATCGATGAAGTCCGACCGCCCACGGCACCGCCGGACGGAGACTGGTCGATGTGGGTGAGGCGGGATCTCTTGGGCGCGACGGGGGCACTTGAGGCCGAGGTCTCGGGTCATAGGTCGTCCACCACGTTCCGCAGCGGTCCGGGGAGGACTATCACCTTCAATGCGGGGCAGTTTGATGGCGGGACGGTTATTGACGCCGCACTCCCGTTTGCTCCGGCAGAGATTGAACAAGGACCGGTCTTCATAATCGACGTTGATAGCGCATGGGAGCCCGGCGAGCACACGCCGCTTGACCCAGACTCTCTAGAACAGGTGCTCGCAGAACTTCACGAGCCGGTGGGCGGCATATTCCAGTGGTCCATCACAGAAGCATCGCGGGAGTTGTTTAGGCAACCCAAGGGGGAAACCAGATGA
- a CDS encoding GlcG/HbpS family heme-binding protein, whose translation MSDITLEQAQAVVQAGLAESASRGLAMNVAVVDAGGNLKAFARMDGAWLGSIDIAIRKARTSRYFDMPTGSLGELSQPGGPLFNIEVSNGGLITFPGGLPLEVDGQVIGAVGVSGSTVEDDHDVATAAAAAL comes from the coding sequence ATGAGCGACATCACTCTCGAGCAGGCGCAGGCAGTCGTCCAGGCAGGGCTCGCGGAGTCCGCGTCCCGGGGTCTGGCCATGAACGTCGCCGTGGTCGACGCCGGAGGCAACCTCAAGGCCTTCGCCCGCATGGACGGCGCGTGGCTCGGGAGCATCGACATCGCGATCAGGAAGGCGCGCACGTCGCGCTACTTCGACATGCCCACCGGCTCCCTCGGGGAGCTGTCGCAGCCCGGGGGGCCGTTGTTCAACATCGAGGTGTCCAACGGTGGCCTGATCACCTTCCCCGGTGGGCTGCCGCTGGAGGTGGACGGTCAGGTGATCGGGGCCGTGGGGGTCAGCGGGAGCACGGTGGAGGACGACCACGACGTCGCGACGGCGGCAGCAGCGGCGCTCTAG
- a CDS encoding M15 family metallopeptidase has protein sequence MTTRSPHPPAPPRPRPTRPPRRTVPARAAVLALVAVAVLVSAAAALPSVLALVSGGPAPTPRQLAADVLHSSDEARLRETKIDPFDDTHPAIAGLDSDLRAAVQAVARDAHDRGVDLWVTSGLRTAAMQQDLLDDAVRKYGSLAEARRFVATPEGSSHVTGQAVDIGPTDGADWVVRHGAQYGLCQTYANEMWHFELATTPGGECPEQLPDAG, from the coding sequence ATGACCACTCGATCCCCGCACCCGCCCGCCCCGCCACGACCCCGCCCGACGCGCCCCCCACGCCGGACCGTCCCGGCCCGCGCCGCCGTCCTCGCGCTCGTCGCCGTCGCCGTCCTGGTCAGCGCCGCGGCTGCCCTTCCGAGCGTGCTCGCCCTCGTCTCGGGCGGCCCCGCCCCGACGCCGCGCCAGCTCGCCGCCGACGTGCTGCACTCCTCCGACGAGGCCCGCCTCCGCGAGACGAAGATCGACCCGTTCGACGACACCCACCCGGCCATCGCCGGCCTCGACTCGGACCTGCGAGCGGCCGTGCAGGCGGTCGCCCGCGACGCGCACGACCGCGGCGTCGACCTCTGGGTCACCTCCGGTCTCCGCACCGCGGCCATGCAGCAGGACCTGCTCGACGACGCCGTCCGCAAGTACGGCTCGCTCGCCGAGGCGCGCCGGTTCGTCGCGACACCCGAGGGGTCGAGTCACGTCACCGGCCAGGCGGTCGACATCGGCCCCACGGACGGCGCCGACTGGGTGGTGCGGCACGGCGCGCAGTACGGGCTGTGCCAGACGTACGCGAACGAGATGTGGCACTTCGAGCTCGCGACGACGCCCGGCGGGGAGTGCCCGGAGCAGCTGCCGGACGCGGGGTGA
- a CDS encoding response regulator transcription factor, producing MRVLVVEDERYLAEAVQTALRRDAIAADLADDGEQALERFSHTAYDVVVLDRDLPGVHGDEVCRQVVAAGLGTRVLLLTAAGTLDDKSRGFGLGADDYLTKPFAMQELVLRVRALGRRPAAGPPVVELAGLRLDAFRREVFRAGQYVRLSRKQFAVLEVLVGAGGGVVSAEELLARAWDENADPFTNAVRITISDLRKRLGEPWVIHTVPGVGYRVGEPGES from the coding sequence GTGCGCGTTCTGGTCGTCGAGGACGAGCGGTACCTCGCGGAGGCCGTCCAGACGGCGCTGCGGCGGGACGCGATCGCCGCGGACCTCGCGGACGACGGCGAGCAGGCGCTCGAACGGTTCTCGCACACGGCGTACGACGTCGTGGTCCTCGACCGGGACCTGCCGGGCGTGCACGGCGACGAGGTGTGCCGGCAGGTGGTCGCCGCCGGGCTCGGCACGCGCGTGCTCCTGCTGACGGCTGCGGGGACGCTCGACGACAAGTCGCGCGGGTTCGGGCTCGGGGCCGACGACTACCTGACCAAGCCGTTCGCGATGCAGGAGCTCGTGCTGCGGGTGCGCGCGCTCGGCCGGCGTCCGGCGGCGGGGCCGCCCGTCGTCGAGCTCGCCGGGCTGCGGCTCGACGCGTTCCGGCGCGAGGTGTTCCGCGCCGGGCAGTACGTGCGGCTGAGCCGCAAGCAGTTCGCGGTGCTGGAGGTGCTCGTGGGCGCGGGTGGGGGAGTCGTCAGCGCCGAGGAGCTGCTCGCTCGGGCGTGGGACGAGAACGCGGACCCGTTCACCAACGCCGTCCGCATCACCATCTCGGACCTGCGCAAGCGGCTCGGCGAGCCGTGGGTCATCCACACCGTGCCGGGCGTCGGGTACCGCGTCGGCGAGCCGGGGGAGTCGTGA